Part of the Methylophaga nitratireducenticrescens genome is shown below.
TTCGATGATCAGTTCTTTGGCCATTCCGTCACTAATTACCTCGATGGAAGCGCAGTTTGTATTGGCTCGGTGGTTACCAGGTAATGATGTGGAGTCATCAGCTGTAACAACTTTAACGATTAAATCATTGGCTAACCATATCGGTTTGATGCATCAGCAGCAGCATTCACGATGGGGGAGTCTGCAACAGCCAGAATACACAGCAGAAGATTGGCCGCTACGCCTGCAAAGTACGTTGCAGCTTTTAAAACAACAACAATCCCATCCGCATTCAATTGATCAAGCTGTTTTACAACAGGCTTTGAAACAAGCCGAACAACTTTCTGAAAACACGTTTGTGCCAATCATGCCCGATTTGCGTTGGGATCAGTTTCTGATGCAGCAAGGGAAGCTTTCTGCATTGGTTGATCTGGATGCGATTGTTTATGGTCCAAGAACGTTAGAATTTGTTTTGCTTGAATATTTGCTGGATCAATCACAGGCAGAACAGTTTGCTGCTGAATATCAGAATTATCAGGTTATTCCAGATCTGACGGATGTTCGGCTGCCTTATCGACTATTACTATTTTTGATGAATGTTTTAGGTGAGACAGATTTGAACTCCTGGCTCAACCATCCCGAACGGTTTAGTTAAGCAGTTCGAGTCTGGTGTTGTGCTGCTAATAACTTACGCCATTTGAAATACCCCGCCATGGCGAGAAACAGATAAATGCTGAACATGACAATAGTGGCGTAAAACCCCGTCAGTGCATAAAGTACAATCGCCGAACTGTTGATAACTTGCCAATACAACCAATTTTCCAACACTTTACGTGCCATCAATAAAGTATTCATTACCGAAAACACCATCACAAATGCATCCAGATAGGGATATTGCGTAGCATGAGCCGATAAGTAATAGCCAAACACCAAACTGAGAAAGCCACCAGTGGCAATAAAGATCAGATGATATTGCCATGGCCAGCTGTGAATATTCAGTACTGCGGTCTGGTTTTCATGACGATGCCAGAGAATAAAGCCATAGACCGCCATACCGATGTAATACAGGTTGAGCAGAGCCTGCATCGGCAACTGATTTTCCCAAAACAGGATGGTGTAAATAATGGTACTGATAAACGCTAATGGCCAGCACCATTGTGATTCTCGGGCAGCAAACAGGATATAACCGATGCCAAGCAGCGCGGCAAATACTTCCCAGCCACTCATCGACGCCAGTCCGGCTAGCGTAATATCCCACCAAGCTGATTCAGACATCAGTCTTTGACTTGATGACGATCATTACCGATCAGTTTTAACACAAAAACACTATGTGGCATCTGGGCAAACACGGCTTCAATTTCACTGTCCATCGCATCCATCACATCCCGGTATTCACCAAAAATCTGGGTGCTTAATGTATTACGGTGCACGATCAATTTTGGATTGTTTTCTAACTTGGCAATAAATGCCAAAATTGGTTCAACAAATTGTTCGGTAAGAGGATAAAGGCTGATATCAACTGAAATTCGCATTTTGTCTCTTCCTTATAATCTTTAGTAATCGTATGAAACGGTCAGGCCGAAGGTGCGTGGGTCGCCATACTGAATATATTTACGTTTAGCGTAATTTATGGACGGATCATTTTCGATGAAAAATCCACGTGTGGCGTAGTCCTTATCAAACAGATTGCGTCCCCATAGCGTGAGTCGCCAATCCTGATTCTGATATTCGATACTTGCATTGCTTATCACATAAGAGCTGGATTTGGCGTTGTGGCTATTGGAAAAGTAAAACTCGTCTTTACCTTCAATATTGGCGCGAATCACCCAGTTGGGTGCAGGATAATATTCGCCACCTAAACTGAATTGATACGCTGGCGCATGAGCTTGCTCTCGCCCAGTGACATCGAGATTGTCTCGAACATCGTAATCATTGAAATTGGTGTAAAGCAGTCCCAAGCTTGCGAGTGCACGCCACTGATCATTGATCAACCAATCCAGGTCAAATTCGATCCCAGCGTTTGTGCCTTTAGCCGCATTTTGCTGATAATCGATGAATGAAACACCTTCCTGTTTGGAATTTTTGACCTGTGCATCTTTTCGAATTCCATAGAACAGAGCAACATTGGTCAATAAATCACCCTCAAGCCAGAGTGATTTGGCACCAAGTTCCAGGTTCCACATATATTCCGTATCAAACTCGCGGAAACGAGCCTCTATTCCCGTCGCGTTATTCACACCACCGGACTTGTAGCCTCTTGACAGAGTGCTGTAGAGAAGATGGTTCTGGTTATATTGAAATTCGAGGCCAATTTTGCCACCAAAAAGCATTTCACTAGGATCCAAATCCAATCCATTGTTGTCCAAATACTCGGCTTTGAAATGCCCAACACGTAGACCATTAATCAGTGTGAGTCTTTCAGTGATGCGTGTATCAAGTTGACCAAAAATCGCTGTGTTTTCTGTTTCATATTGGTTAACTACAGGAATGAAAGTATTGCTGGCATCAAGCTTTTCGTCTTGATTTAAATAATATATCCCGACTGTCCAATCAGTTGAATTATTGAAAATTCTGCCATCTTCATTGGATAGTGCTCGGAGCTCGAAAGAATAGTTTTCTCGCCCCCTGTCGTAAACTTCTACACCATCGTATGAGCCGGGTATTCCGGCATTCCTTGGACGATTACTCCAATCTGCATCGTAGCTATAGAGCAAGTCAGATTTTGAGTAGGTCACCGTTGATTGGAGCTGTAATGCGCTACTGGCACGCCAATCACCTTTCAGGGCAAACGCATTGGTACGTTGTTTATCTTCGCCTGGTTCGTCAGATAGGCTGTTGCGGCTGTTATCCAATGTGAAAGCATCATAACCATTATCAATATTCAGATGCAGTAGGTTCAGATCAATGGTTAAATCATTATTCACTAACCATTTTAAATGGCTACGAGCAGTAATTTCATCACGGTTTTGTGTATTGTCACGACCCAGAAAGTCATTATCCATAAACCCATCTGATTGATAAGTATGAACAGCAACCCGGCCGAGTAAGGTGTCTTTAATTAATGGCCCACCAACCGCAACACCAACGCTACGGGTATTGTAATTACCAACGGTGGATTCAAAATCCATATCCAGTTTGTTGGTGGCCTGTTTGCTTTGCATATTGATTACGCCAGCAAGTGCATTGGTGCCATAACGGGTTCCCTGTGGACCTCGCAGCACTTCGACCTGTTCAATATCAAATAATGTCGCGGCTCCGCCAGTTCGACTGAAATCGATACCATCAATAATCAAACCCACAGATGGATTTAAAGGTGCAGCAAATTGACTGCGTTCACCAATACCGCGGATTTGAAAATACTGACCACGTGAAGCGCCGCTGGAGATATTTACATTCGGAGCGAGATTCAGCACATCTTCAATATGTTGAGCACCACGCGATTCAATGATTTCCTCATCGAATGTTGTCAGACTGCCCGGGATGTCTTGAGCCTCAGCGGGCCGGAAATCGGCACTGACCAGCATGGATGGTAAATCAGTGCTATCGGTCTCGGTTTGTGCAACTGCGCCGGGAGCAAATAGCGCGCTGGTGACTGCGATGGAAAGCAGGGAGGGTTTCATAACTATCCTTTTTAATGTCATAAAAAGGACAGGGGATCACGCCATTTGCATTGAACTTGCAAGAAGGGGGTGCCGCCTGTCCCTACGCCAGTATTATCTGGATCAGGTTCATCGGGTCTCCACCAACTGGTGAATCTCAGGCCTTTCGACCACCCCGAGGCTTGTATTAGTAAGTAGGTGAAATATACAGAAAAAAGTGGCATTTTCCCACCCTTAATCGTTGCACAGAAACAAAAAAAGGCGTCCGAAGACGCCTTAATGCATAAGTTATCTATAACTTATTTTTCCGCTTTACCTTTTAATGTGTCCAGACCGGAACGGAAAATACCTTTAATAGCGTTAGTGGCCGTTTCATCGTTCAACTCTTTGGGCTCATGGTGATTACCCGTGTAACCACGGAAAAATTTGGCCAACCAGGTGACTTTGGTTTGATCACCTTCTGCTTCAACAGTTAACCATGCCTTATACTTACTGACTGGTACCGCAGGGATATCATGCATTTCGCCTTCAATATCAACCTGTCCAACAGAACTCATTTCATCAATCTGATACATAAAGCTCATTGATTCTTCGTCAAACTTTTTCAACGTTTCAGTGATGGTTGAATCATTTTTAAGGGTTAAAACGCGCGTCGCGCCAGGTTCATTCCCACCTTCTGCTTTAGTAGAAATAATGGCCGGGTGCCATTTATGCAGGCTGTCGAAATCTTTAACCATGTTCCACACAGTTTCAGCATCAGCATTAATCAACACGGTTTCTTCCACTTGCAGACGTGAAGCGCCATGAGCAAATACCAATGCAGGTAACAGGAATAAGCCTGTAACCAGAACGTTTAATACAGCTTTCATTATGTTTCCTTCTTATATTTGATTTGTAATGCCAGTATTCAGCCCGATTAAACTACCATCACGTTCCAAAATGCTAAAGTCAAAATTTTACAATGCGATCGCTTTCTGGATAGTTGAGCGTTGGAGATGAGGGGCAAAAAGCTCAATAAAAGCGTAACTGTAACCGCGAAGATAACTGCCTTTGCGAATCCCCATATGTGTCGTACTTGGTTTAAATAAGTCACTGGCATCCATTGCCTGTAAAGGTGCGTCCTTATGAGGATCAAACGCCATACTGGCAATAATGCCAATACCGAGTCCCAGTTCTACATAGGTTTTAATGACATCGGCATCTGTGGCGGTGAAAATAACGTTAGGTTTAAGACCACGTTCAATAAAAGACTGATCCTGTTGCGCACGACCGGTAAAGCCCATTACATAGGTCAGTATTGGATAACGTGAAATAGCCTCAAGAGTGAGTTTTTTTTCTTTCAAAAGCGGATGTCCCGGTGGTGTTATCACGGTACGATTCCATTCGTAGCAAGGTAAAATCGCCAGATTATCAAATTTGGATAAGCCTTCAGTGGCTATCGCTAAATCTACTTTGCCAGTGGCTACCATTTCAGCGACTCCGGGGGGGGTACCCTGCACTATATTTAAGTGCACATCGGGGTACTGCTCTGAAAAGGCCTTGATAGCTTTCGGCAGAGCATAGCGTGCCTGGGTATGTGTGGTGCCGATTGACAGTGTGCCTTTTTTCTCATGACGGCTGTCAGCCGCTTGCTCACGCAAATTATCCACTTCCTGCAGCACCCGTTCAGCCATGGCAATAACGGATTCACCCAACGGGGTAATAGCCGATAAGCGTTTTCCATGTCGTTCGAAGATTTGCAAACCTAACTCATCTTCCAGTAACTGAATCTGATTGCTTACCCCTGGTTGAGAAGCATGCAGTACCTGAGCCGCTGCAGATATGCTGAGGCCACGACGAGCTACTTCGCGAACATATTTCAATTGTTGCAACTTCATCCGCTATATCCGTAATTATTATTAGTAAGGGTAAATATATAAGTTCTTAGTGATAAAAGACCAGTTATGGCGTGTTACGTTTTACATTTCAATGATTGGAACACCCTGCTGAGGAAGCTGGAAAGGCACAGTTGTTTGATACTGTTCTCTTTCAACCATTGATTCACCTTCCCGGGTTAAAATAGTTTGCATCTCAGGCTGTGACAGGTATTTGCATTTATTTTGAAAACACACTTTTATAGCCAAAGTGAGTGACTCATCGTTTCTAATAACATCATTACCAGAGGTTTCAGGAGCTTCAATTAAAGCCGGTGGAAAAATAATCTGTGCGGGTTCGACAAGCCGATTTGAATCAAACGGCTTAAAAAGAGTAGCAGTTATAAACGCAGAGCATGCTGCCGTAATCACTAACAAAAATCGATAAGTTGTCATTTTCAACCTCTCATCCAAGAGTGGAGTCAGAATTAAAATTAGAGGTTCGTCTAAACACCGTGAAAGAAATGTGAACAACCAGCAGAGTTATTCAGTCGAAGTTAAAGCAATGCCAATGGTGGTTCCTTTGTAACCATTAATATGGAATCCTTTATATGTTTAATTTATATAGATAGTAAATAATATTCATTGATTGAATATTACCAGCTGGTAAACTTGCTGCCAATAAAGCAGGGTAAAGGTCAATTTATTAATGGAATGGGGATATTTGCTGGCAGGCCTGGGCGTAGGCATTATGGTCGGTATGACAGGCGTTGGTGGCGGATCGTTGATGACCCCCATTCTGATTTTTGGGTTTGGTATTCAACCTGCAATCGCTGTAGGGACAGATTTATTGTTTGCAGCGGTAACCAAAGCCGGAGGTATCTGGGCTTATTGGCGGCATGGCGTGGTGCATTGGCGCGTGGTCTGGCGGCTTGCTGCTGGGAGCCTTCCAGCCACATTACTGACATTATGGGGGTTGAGTGCAACCGGTGTTCATGAAGGACATCACAACGATTTGATTACTGTTGCCCTTGGTGTTGCATTGATTTTAACGTCCAGCGCTTTATTACTGAAAAATTGGCTGGCTGGAATTATGAAAGCCCGTCAAGGTCATCCTTTAGTGAACTATCTGTATCGTTTACGACAGGATGAAACCATTAAAGCACCGGCAACCGTTATTACAGGTGGTTTATTAGGCATCATGGTGACCTTGTCTTCAGTAGGAGCCGGTGCATTAGGGGCAGTCGTTTTACTGTTTCTTTATCCGCGGATGCGAGGGGTTGAAATTGTGGCAACCGATATAGCACATGCGGTTCCTTTAACGGCAGTAGCCGGGTTGGGGCATTCCGCAGTGGGTACGGTCGATTGGTCGCTTTTATCCTATTTACTGATGGGATCCTTGCCAGGCATTTATATCGGCTCACATCTGGGGGTAAGAATCTCAGATAAGATTTTACGGCCGTTGCTGGCAATCATTTTGTTAATGGTTGGGATCAAATGTTTGCTTTAACAAACTAAACGAATGAAAAAGTAATTCAAAATGACAGAAATTAATGAAAAGCTTCAACTGAAAATTGATGCTGTAAAGCAGTTGCTGGAACAGATTGCGGCGGATTATAGCCCTGCAGTCTTGGCGACCAGTTATGGCGCTGAAGATATGGTGTTAATGGATTTGATTGCCAAATTTGTACCGCAAATCGGCATCTTCACTTTGGATACGGGGCGACTGCCCAAAGAAACCTATGATTTAATGCAGCAGGCTAAAAAGCACTATCAGCTTGAGGTTGAGGTTTATTACCCCGATACCCTGAGTATTGAACAGTTTGTGACACATAATGGACCAAACGCGTTTTATGACAGTGTGGATTTGCGAAAACAATGCTGTGGAATACGCAAGGTTGCCCCGTTAAAGCGTGCTTTGGCTGGTAAAAAGGCTTGGCTGACGGGAATGCGTCGCTCGCAATCGGTTACTCGTAATGAGTTGCCGGTATCTGAATGGGATGCAGACCATGAGTTACAGAAATTCAGTCCACTGACGGACTGGTCAAATGGAGAAGTATGGAAATATATCCGCGCTTTTGATGTTCCATTTAACGAATTACATAATCAGGGATATGCCAGTATTGGCTGTGCGCCCTGCACCAGAGCCATTACACCGGGTGAAGATGTCCGGGCTGGTCGCTGGTGGTGGGAAAATCCTGAAACCAAAGAATGTGGCTTACACGTAAAGGCTAAGTAACAGAGAAAAATTATGACTGAAAAACAACTGACACACTTAAAACAACTCGAAGCCGAAAGTATTCATATTATGCGTGAAGTGGCCGCTGAGTTTGAAAATCCGGTCATGCTATATTCGATTGGTAAAGATTCTGCAGTCATGCTGCATCTGGCCATGAAAGCATTTTATCCAGGCAAGCCGCCATTCCCATTGATGCATATTGATACCACCTGGAAGTTTCAGGAAATGGTCAGATTCCGTGATCAGCGAGCCAAAGATCTGGGATTGGACCTTATCGTACATACTAATCAGGAAGGTGTTGAAGCGGGCATCAACCCATTCGACCATCCTCGCTATACAGACATCATGAAAACGGATGCGTTGAAACAGGCGCTGAGTAAACATGGCTTTGATGCGGCTTTTGGTGGTGCACGCCGTGATGAAGAAAAGTCTCGTGCCAAAGAGCGGGTATATTCGTTTCGCGATAAAAACCATCGCTGGGATCCCAAAGCACAACGTCCCGAGCTATGGAATATTTATAACAGCAGAGTCAATAAAGGTGAAAGTATTCGTGTTTTCCCTCTGTCGAACTGGACTGAGCTGGATATCTGGCAATACATCTATCTGGAACAGATACCAATTGTACCGTTGTATTACGCTGCCGAGCGTCCGGTGGTCGATTACAATGGCCTGACCATTATGGTCGATGATGACCGTATGCGTATCCCAGAAGGTGAACAAATCCGGATGGAAAAAGTCCGTTTCCGCACACTGGGCTGTTATCCATTGACCGGTGCGGTGAAATCCGATGCCGATACCTTGCCTCAAATCATCCAGGAAATGCTGCTGACGACCACATCTGAACGGCAGGGGCGTGCGATTGATCACGATGAAGCTGGTTCGATGGAGAAAAAGAAACAGGAAGGTTATTTCTGATTTTGCAGGGGAAAGGAATATTAATTTCTTTTCTAACCAATAAATAGAATTACATACGATGCTCAAATTGATTGGCATCTTGACCCGTAAAGATAATTAAACCAGGCACTCAACATGACATATGAAACTGATGCGCTGATTGCGACCGATATCGAAGCCTATCTCAAACAACACGAAAACAAGGAACTGCTGCGTTTTCTGACCTGCGGTAATGTGGATGACGGTAAAAGTACGCTGATTGGGCGACTTTTACACGATTCCAAAATGATTTATGAAGACCAGCTGGAAGCAGTGACACGCGACAGTGTGAAATCCGGAACAACAGGGAATCAGGTTGATCTGGCTTTGCTGGTTGATGGTTTGCAGGCAGAACGTGAGCAGGGCATTACCATTGATGTGGCTTACCGCTATTTTTCCACCACCAAACGTAAATTCATCATTGCCGATACCCCAGGGCACGAACAATATACCCGTAATATGGCCACCGGCGCGTCAACCTGTCAGTTGGCTGTTATTCTGATTGATGCTCGTTATGGAATGCAGACCCAAACCCGTCGGCATAGTTTTATTGCCTCATTGTTGGGCATTAAACACATTATCGTTGCCATTAATAAAATGGATTTGATGGATTTCAGCGAACAGGTGTTTAACGATATTCGCAAAGCGTATAGCGAATTTGCCCGCGAACTGGAAATTGAAGATATTCACTTTGTACCGATGTCTGCCTTAAACGGCGACAACGTGGTGAACAGAAGTGAAAACATGCCCTGGTATCAGGGCAACACCATGATGGAACTGCTGGAAAATATTGAGATTGGCAAAGATGCCAATACCCAAGACGCGCGTTTCCCGGTGCAATATGTCAATCGACCGAATATGAATTTCCGTGGTTACTGTGGCACCTTATCTGCTGGTATTCTGAAGCCTGGGGATGAAATCACAGTATTACCATCGGGCAGAGAGAGCAAAGTTAAAGCATTGGTTACTTATGACGGTGAGATTGATCATGCTGTCCCGGGTGAATCGATAACCGTCACCTTACAGGATGAAGTGGATGTCAGTCGTGGCGATATGATTGTGCATCGAGACCATCAGCCACATGTTTCCAGTCGTTTTAAAGCCATGGTCGTGTGGATGACAGAACAGCCGCTGGTGGCAAATAAACAATTTAACATCAAGGTCGGCGTTTCTGACAGTACAGGCGTCATGACACAGATTGATCATCAGATTGATGTCAATACGCTGGCCCATAATGCTGTGACTGAGCTGAAACTCAATGAAATTGGTTTATGTGAATTTTCATTAAATAAGCCCGTTGTGTTTGATGCCTACAAACGCAATCGCACTACCGGTGCCTTTATCGTTATTGATCGTCTGACCAATGTCACGATTGGTGCTGGCATGATTACCGAAGCCATTTTCGGCGTGACCAATGAGACCGTAACATCAACTAATATCTCTGCTTTTGAGGTTGAACTGAATGCCTTAATCCGTAAGCATTTCCCGCATTGGGATGCCAAAGATATCAGTGATCTACTGAAGTAAAATTCAAATAAATCAGGCCGCGCCTGCGGCCTGATTTTATGATCCATTGCTCCGGAACAATCTTTTAAAATCCTTCTTTTGAACCAGTCAAATCCCGTTAAAATTTTCCGTTACATGGATGCGGTTTGCTTTATGTTATTGAAGCCTTCCTTCGTTTTTGCCATCGTGTTCAAAATTGTTAAAGTTACTTTGTAAAATTTTTGCGAATAATGTGAACCGGTTTGAGTAGCGAATTGTGATTTAGGTTACATTCTGCGGAACCGGGATTGGTGAACAATGAAAGAACAAGCAGCTTTTCGAAAGATAGGTTGTGGTGAGTGTTTAAACAGTGGTTTATTGGGCTTCGATTTTTCGATGGCATTCCAGCCGATAGTCAATACCACCAGTCAAACAGTTTATGCGCAGGAGGCTCTTGTTCGAGGCTTGGAAGGACAGGGAGGAGGCCGCCACGTTTTTGAGAATGTAAATAAAGATAATCGCTATCGTTTTGATCAAGCCTGTCGGGTCAAAGCCATTAAGCTTGCAGCAGAGCTCAATATTCAGAGCAAACTCAGCATCAACGTTATGCCCAATGCGGTGTATAAACCTGAATTATGTATCAGGACAACACTGGAAGCTGTTCAAATATACAATTTCCCCATCGAACGCATTATTTTCGAAGTTACCGAAGGTGAGCCGATAAATGATCACGCTCATTTACAGGACATTATCCAGTCTTATCAGCTGCAGGGATTTATCACGGCGATCGATGATTTTGGTGCCGGTTATGCTGGCTTAAATTTGCTGTCAAATATGCAGACTGATTTGGTGAAACTGGATATGGCCTTGGTAAGAAATATTCACAACGATAGCGTTCGGCAGACCATTAGCCGCGGTATCATTGCGGTTTGTGATGATTTGAATATTACCGTGATAGCTGAAGGCATCGAATCCGCAGATGAACTGCAGGTTTTGCAAGAGATGGGAATCGAGTTATTCCAGAGGTTTTATTTTGCCAGGCCACGTTTTGAATCTTTGGCAACTGTTTCATCCGATTGGTGGCGCTGAAGTAATAACAGACCCTAATAATGCTTGATGCCAAAGCTGTTGTTTGGTTTCGTAGTTCATAGCGGCATGTGCCGGACTGGTCGAGGGGAGCCTGAGGTATAACGGTGAAATCCCCGCAGCTTCCAGTTGTTTTGCCACATAGCGATTGAAGACCTGTTCTGCTTTACCTCCGTTAAATAAGATCTGTTTTATCGATGGATAACTTTGCAGAAATGCGACAAAATCATTAGCAATCATCGACTCCGTTTCAATGTGCTGATCCAGACTTCCCGGCCGACGACAACTCTTCAATACATCCCACACAGCAATCTGATCCTGTTTTAATAACTCACAGCGTTGCGAATAGTCTAACTTCTCCGAATAACCATAAAACGACGTAATGATTGGCCAGAACGCATTGCGTGGATGGGCGTAATAACGCTGCTGTTTTAATGATTCCTTTCCTGGCATGGAGCCGAGAATAAGGATTTTCGGCGTTGTGCCAACAATCGGTGGAAAGCTGGTGGCAAGTTCTGGAATCTGTTTGTCTTCCATAGTCTTACTGATAGAGCCTATCCTGATGTCTTATCCAGCCATGTGGATGACGGTTGGCTGGATCATGATGTGTCCAGTGAATTAAGCCGCCTTTATCGTTCCAGATATATTCACCGTAAACACGGACTTGGTCACCTTCTCTGATATCGTCAATTCTTGGTGCCAAATCGATATTGTGAACAATTAACAGAGTTTGTCCGCTGGCTAACTCGATAATAAAACGTTGATGTCGGCTACCTTCGTTGTCGTCGGATAACAACCGGGAGACTGTGCCGGACACCTCAATTTGAACATCACTCTGACGCTGTTCAATTAGCTGGCCAATACCACCCGTCGGTGCGGGAGAATTATTCTGTGGTGCGGGCTCATAAAAACTGCCCATAAAGATC
Proteins encoded:
- the cysD gene encoding sulfate adenylyltransferase subunit CysD, with the translated sequence MTEKQLTHLKQLEAESIHIMREVAAEFENPVMLYSIGKDSAVMLHLAMKAFYPGKPPFPLMHIDTTWKFQEMVRFRDQRAKDLGLDLIVHTNQEGVEAGINPFDHPRYTDIMKTDALKQALSKHGFDAAFGGARRDEEKSRAKERVYSFRDKNHRWDPKAQRPELWNIYNSRVNKGESIRVFPLSNWTELDIWQYIYLEQIPIVPLYYAAERPVVDYNGLTIMVDDDRMRIPEGEQIRMEKVRFRTLGCYPLTGAVKSDADTLPQIIQEMLLTTTSERQGRAIDHDEAGSMEKKKQEGYF
- the cysN gene encoding sulfate adenylyltransferase subunit CysN; protein product: MTYETDALIATDIEAYLKQHENKELLRFLTCGNVDDGKSTLIGRLLHDSKMIYEDQLEAVTRDSVKSGTTGNQVDLALLVDGLQAEREQGITIDVAYRYFSTTKRKFIIADTPGHEQYTRNMATGASTCQLAVILIDARYGMQTQTRRHSFIASLLGIKHIIVAINKMDLMDFSEQVFNDIRKAYSEFARELEIEDIHFVPMSALNGDNVVNRSENMPWYQGNTMMELLENIEIGKDANTQDARFPVQYVNRPNMNFRGYCGTLSAGILKPGDEITVLPSGRESKVKALVTYDGEIDHAVPGESITVTLQDEVDVSRGDMIVHRDHQPHVSSRFKAMVVWMTEQPLVANKQFNIKVGVSDSTGVMTQIDHQIDVNTLAHNAVTELKLNEIGLCEFSLNKPVVFDAYKRNRTTGAFIVIDRLTNVTIGAGMITEAIFGVTNETVTSTNISAFEVELNALIRKHFPHWDAKDISDLLK
- a CDS encoding TonB-dependent receptor, whose translation is MKPSLLSIAVTSALFAPGAVAQTETDSTDLPSMLVSADFRPAEAQDIPGSLTTFDEEIIESRGAQHIEDVLNLAPNVNISSGASRGQYFQIRGIGERSQFAAPLNPSVGLIIDGIDFSRTGGAATLFDIEQVEVLRGPQGTRYGTNALAGVINMQSKQATNKLDMDFESTVGNYNTRSVGVAVGGPLIKDTLLGRVAVHTYQSDGFMDNDFLGRDNTQNRDEITARSHLKWLVNNDLTIDLNLLHLNIDNGYDAFTLDNSRNSLSDEPGEDKQRTNAFALKGDWRASSALQLQSTVTYSKSDLLYSYDADWSNRPRNAGIPGSYDGVEVYDRGRENYSFELRALSNEDGRIFNNSTDWTVGIYYLNQDEKLDASNTFIPVVNQYETENTAIFGQLDTRITERLTLINGLRVGHFKAEYLDNNGLDLDPSEMLFGGKIGLEFQYNQNHLLYSTLSRGYKSGGVNNATGIEARFREFDTEYMWNLELGAKSLWLEGDLLTNVALFYGIRKDAQVKNSKQEGVSFIDYQQNAAKGTNAGIEFDLDWLINDQWRALASLGLLYTNFNDYDVRDNLDVTGREQAHAPAYQFSLGGEYYPAPNWVIRANIEGKDEFYFSNSHNAKSSSYVISNASIEYQNQDWRLTLWGRNLFDKDYATRGFFIENDPSINYAKRKYIQYGDPRTFGLTVSYDY
- a CDS encoding SRPBCC family protein, yielding MKAVLNVLVTGLFLLPALVFAHGASRLQVEETVLINADAETVWNMVKDFDSLHKWHPAIISTKAEGGNEPGATRVLTLKNDSTITETLKKFDEESMSFMYQIDEMSSVGQVDIEGEMHDIPAVPVSKYKAWLTVEAEGDQTKVTWLAKFFRGYTGNHHEPKELNDETATNAIKGIFRSGLDTLKGKAEK
- a CDS encoding phosphotransferase, whose translation is MVNYPSLSQQQQHGLPVLQKPASRIPAQFSDSSHQLWFCDTVDGPMVLKLCDHANIEQSTFWRGMNSLFAINFPASLATIAEVYHRISMISSLAIPSLITSMEAQFVLARWLPGNDVESSAVTTLTIKSLANHIGLMHQQQHSRWGSLQQPEYTAEDWPLRLQSTLQLLKQQQSHPHSIDQAVLQQALKQAEQLSENTFVPIMPDLRWDQFLMQQGKLSALVDLDAIVYGPRTLEFVLLEYLLDQSQAEQFAAEYQNYQVIPDLTDVRLPYRLLLFLMNVLGETDLNSWLNHPERFS
- a CDS encoding sulfite exporter TauE/SafE family protein, whose product is MEWGYLLAGLGVGIMVGMTGVGGGSLMTPILIFGFGIQPAIAVGTDLLFAAVTKAGGIWAYWRHGVVHWRVVWRLAAGSLPATLLTLWGLSATGVHEGHHNDLITVALGVALILTSSALLLKNWLAGIMKARQGHPLVNYLYRLRQDETIKAPATVITGGLLGIMVTLSSVGAGALGAVVLLFLYPRMRGVEIVATDIAHAVPLTAVAGLGHSAVGTVDWSLLSYLLMGSLPGIYIGSHLGVRISDKILRPLLAIILLMVGIKCLL
- a CDS encoding phosphoadenylyl-sulfate reductase; the encoded protein is MTEINEKLQLKIDAVKQLLEQIAADYSPAVLATSYGAEDMVLMDLIAKFVPQIGIFTLDTGRLPKETYDLMQQAKKHYQLEVEVYYPDTLSIEQFVTHNGPNAFYDSVDLRKQCCGIRKVAPLKRALAGKKAWLTGMRRSQSVTRNELPVSEWDADHELQKFSPLTDWSNGEVWKYIRAFDVPFNELHNQGYASIGCAPCTRAITPGEDVRAGRWWWENPETKECGLHVKAK
- the pnuC gene encoding nicotinamide riboside transporter PnuC, translated to MSESAWWDITLAGLASMSGWEVFAALLGIGYILFAARESQWCWPLAFISTIIYTILFWENQLPMQALLNLYYIGMAVYGFILWHRHENQTAVLNIHSWPWQYHLIFIATGGFLSLVFGYYLSAHATQYPYLDAFVMVFSVMNTLLMARKVLENWLYWQVINSSAIVLYALTGFYATIVMFSIYLFLAMAGYFKWRKLLAAQHQTRTA
- the cysB gene encoding HTH-type transcriptional regulator CysB; its protein translation is MKLQQLKYVREVARRGLSISAAAQVLHASQPGVSNQIQLLEDELGLQIFERHGKRLSAITPLGESVIAMAERVLQEVDNLREQAADSRHEKKGTLSIGTTHTQARYALPKAIKAFSEQYPDVHLNIVQGTPPGVAEMVATGKVDLAIATEGLSKFDNLAILPCYEWNRTVITPPGHPLLKEKKLTLEAISRYPILTYVMGFTGRAQQDQSFIERGLKPNVIFTATDADVIKTYVELGLGIGIIASMAFDPHKDAPLQAMDASDLFKPSTTHMGIRKGSYLRGYSYAFIELFAPHLQRSTIQKAIAL
- a CDS encoding YkoF family thiamine/hydroxymethylpyrimidine-binding protein, producing MRISVDISLYPLTEQFVEPILAFIAKLENNPKLIVHRNTLSTQIFGEYRDVMDAMDSEIEAVFAQMPHSVFVLKLIGNDRHQVKD